A region from the Nonlabens sp. YIK11 genome encodes:
- a CDS encoding DUF1737 domain-containing protein, with protein MKEYKILTSNTINGIQEYVTTYMNDGWKPQGGIRMISSVWHQAVIKE; from the coding sequence ATGAAAGAATATAAAATATTAACTTCAAATACGATAAATGGAATACAAGAATACGTAACCACATATATGAATGATGGGTGGAAACCACAAGGTGGTATCAGAATGATTAGTTCTGTATGGCATCAAGCTGTAATTAAAGAGTGA
- a CDS encoding sigma-70 family RNA polymerase sigma factor, whose product MKEHTKKDIIQRIVNKFPKSYREDLFQECYIQLSTLLESYDDSLASFKTYSYKRLYFTCVDYLNKYQNNNISLDESFYDDDGEGTTKADLIESDLNLDSQLEANDRLTIHFNKLSERDKLIQQLYYIEDLSVQDILEFYYSKHLIKSSKTIYKIINKK is encoded by the coding sequence TTGAAAGAACATACCAAAAAAGACATAATCCAACGTATAGTAAATAAATTCCCCAAATCTTATAGAGAAGACCTATTCCAAGAGTGTTACATCCAACTATCAACACTATTAGAAAGTTATGATGATTCACTAGCAAGCTTTAAAACATACAGCTATAAACGCTTGTATTTTACTTGTGTTGATTATCTCAACAAGTACCAGAACAATAATATTTCTTTGGATGAATCATTTTATGATGATGATGGTGAAGGAACCACCAAAGCAGACTTGATTGAATCAGATTTAAACCTAGATTCTCAACTGGAAGCAAATGATAGATTGACCATTCACTTCAACAAGCTATCAGAACGTGATAAGCTTATCCAACAACTTTACTACATAGAAGATTTAAGCGTTCAAGATATTCTAGAATTCTACTACAGTAAACACCTAATAAAGTCTAGCAAGACTATCTACAAAATCATTAACAAGAAATGA
- a CDS encoding tyrosine-type recombinase/integrase, giving the protein MTGSPYIPFDKATTTALKIIRSNSKDKNFGLLIICGINLGLRIDDLLHLTYDQLKKDSITIQEKKTKKKRTLTINDAIKDALSYFKDEIAYEGGGNVFVSQKGSVYSSQHVNRLLKKYFNKDTTSHSLRKSFGRRVWSNDGESERSLIMLSQIFNHSSTATTRIYLGIQQEEIDDIYLNL; this is encoded by the coding sequence ATGACCGGTTCGCCATATATACCATTTGATAAAGCAACAACTACTGCACTTAAAATCATCCGTTCCAATTCTAAGGATAAGAACTTTGGACTGCTTATTATTTGTGGTATCAACTTAGGATTGAGGATTGATGATTTGTTACATCTAACCTATGACCAACTTAAAAAGGATTCCATCACCATTCAAGAAAAGAAAACAAAGAAGAAACGAACCTTAACTATCAATGATGCAATTAAAGATGCTTTAAGCTACTTTAAAGATGAAATAGCATATGAAGGTGGTGGTAATGTATTTGTATCACAGAAGGGTTCAGTTTACTCCAGTCAGCACGTCAATAGATTACTTAAGAAGTATTTTAATAAAGATACCACATCACATAGCTTAAGAAAATCATTTGGTAGAAGGGTGTGGTCTAATGATGGTGAATCAGAAAGAAGCTTGATTATGTTAAGTCAAATCTTCAATCATTCTTCTACAGCTACAACTAGAATCTATCTAGGAATACAACAGGAAGAAATTGATGATATATACCTAAACTTGTAG
- a CDS encoding sigma-70 family RNA polymerase sigma factor: MNNYDTQYNYLRQHHIKLSRKELDILFENKEANKEIIIRSQFAMVIHLVNKFSFTTKHTLSDLISYALEGLMIAYHNYDESKSNKGFSSFASYGIRNNLLSLIDSKQNESDIISKPINKETEHPTAYVFSNWDSDDADYKFEDMFEASEPEPDDNDEKLIQLIKDHLKKPNWADVVILHLGLGRQNKLRLRTIAEKYNVTSSRIGQIFDKNIERLQNNPEFLIRLRQITRR, encoded by the coding sequence TTGAACAATTACGATACACAATACAACTACCTAAGACAACACCACATAAAACTATCTAGAAAAGAATTAGATATACTATTTGAAAATAAAGAAGCAAACAAAGAAATAATCATCAGAAGCCAGTTTGCAATGGTGATTCATCTGGTGAATAAATTTTCATTCACAACAAAACATACACTAAGTGATTTAATATCATATGCACTGGAAGGTTTGATGATAGCCTACCATAATTATGATGAATCCAAATCAAACAAAGGTTTCAGTTCATTTGCCAGTTATGGTATCAGAAATAACCTTCTATCCTTAATCGATTCAAAACAGAACGAAAGCGATATAATATCAAAACCAATCAACAAAGAAACAGAACACCCAACAGCTTATGTGTTTTCAAATTGGGATTCTGATGATGCTGATTACAAGTTTGAAGATATGTTTGAAGCATCAGAACCAGAACCAGATGATAATGATGAAAAGCTGATACAGCTAATTAAAGACCATCTAAAGAAACCAAATTGGGCTGATGTGGTAATACTTCATTTAGGGTTAGGAAGACAAAACAAGCTAAGACTAAGAACAATAGCAGAAAAGTATAATGTTACATCATCTAGGATAGGTCAAATCTTTGATAAGAATATAGAACGACTACAAAACAATCCAGAATTTCTGATTAGATTAAGACAGATAACAAGGAGATGA
- a CDS encoding helix-turn-helix domain-containing protein: MKKENTSNKTSFIQLHIDVLSRTDITLTEKILISIITSYQRNGDKCYHSIDDFKDKIGVSKRTIIKSLKNLETKGIIQRDKFKNLGITKNQYLNRKGTIYIEKGVTPTRTKIKSKGADYTPTIKPKSAESAPTVVNTLPTEKEITSKIIKKKNMIDSKTLRTYRASLTDAQLDKYDADIIELANKGASLEEIKSIVGDVVPMENIKPVELPYVSTPAVEQYKAEQEIVKLQNEVNQEQLVKDEAFKFFMKVAAESKYFNEANDAVINKLANWINQQVELKNIAVGEFRIDNRMIQGDRSNYETISKLKQFIKEEKKTTTTKEILEPLTTVKDDLKPSAQASVAALPITDEVLDGKPSKSIEDTREDILEEFLNS; encoded by the coding sequence ATGAAAAAAGAAAACACATCAAACAAAACATCATTCATACAACTACACATTGATGTACTAAGTAGAACTGATATAACACTTACAGAAAAGATTCTTATCTCAATAATCACTAGTTATCAAAGAAATGGTGATAAATGTTATCATTCAATAGATGATTTTAAAGATAAAATAGGTGTATCCAAAAGAACAATCATCAAATCATTAAAAAACCTAGAAACAAAAGGTATTATCCAAAGGGATAAATTCAAAAATCTAGGTATTACTAAGAATCAATACCTAAACAGAAAAGGTACTATCTACATTGAAAAGGGTGTTACACCAACTAGAACTAAAATTAAATCCAAAGGTGCAGATTATACACCTACTATAAAACCTAAAAGTGCAGAATCTGCACCTACTGTTGTTAATACACTTCCAACAGAAAAAGAAATAACAAGTAAGATTATAAAAAAGAAGAATATGATAGATTCAAAAACACTACGTACATATAGAGCATCTTTAACTGATGCACAATTAGATAAATATGATGCTGATATAATTGAATTAGCTAATAAAGGTGCTTCACTGGAAGAAATTAAATCAATAGTTGGTGATGTTGTACCAATGGAAAATATTAAGCCAGTTGAACTTCCATATGTATCAACACCAGCAGTTGAACAATATAAAGCAGAACAAGAAATAGTGAAGCTTCAAAATGAAGTGAACCAAGAACAATTGGTGAAGGATGAAGCATTCAAATTCTTTATGAAGGTGGCAGCAGAATCTAAATATTTCAATGAAGCTAATGATGCAGTTATTAATAAGCTTGCCAATTGGATTAATCAGCAAGTAGAACTTAAAAATATAGCAGTAGGTGAATTCAGAATTGATAACAGAATGATACAAGGTGATAGAAGTAACTATGAAACTATCTCAAAACTTAAGCAGTTCATCAAAGAAGAAAAGAAGACTACAACTACTAAAGAAATATTAGAACCACTTACAACCGTTAAGGATGATTTGAAACCATCAGCACAAGCTTCTGTAGCAGCTTTACCAATCACTGATGAAGTATTAGATGGTAAACCTTCCAAATCAATTGAAGATACTAGGGAAGATATATTGGAAGAATTCCTAAACAGCTAG